Proteins from a single region of Nomia melanderi isolate GNS246 chromosome 11, iyNomMela1, whole genome shotgun sequence:
- the rdgB gene encoding retinal degeneration B isoform X6: protein MLIKEYRIPLPLTVEEYRIAQLYMIAKKSREESQGAGSGVEIIVNEPYSNGPGGNGQYTHKVYHVGSHLPEWFKSLLPRSALIVKEEAWNSYPYTKTRYTCPFVEKFSIEIETYYFPDNGFQENVFKLSGSDLRNRIVDVIDIVKDQYVGDYVKEEDPKLYVSQKTGRGPLTESWLEDYWADVKGKQQPTPSGKSLMCAYKLCRVEFRYWGLQTKLEKFIHDVALRKTMVRAHKQAWAWQDEWNGLTMEDIREIEKQTQLALQKRMGAVEGSEESTNENQEKTNSNATPQDSDVAATLAATLGSIEKNEDLQSPPSVRKSSEISASNTAASSEGEASPEDSPTEVPELRSAPAEDKGDAKKGWKKNKTAVHSPCSNKSFDMQIANWRMESIVRESESGSEEEFFDCQEEEDNTFASTITADKEDDTIFSPSYLQRMACERSSKRLQISTSTSIDVSCPTSPQHSPTHQPCKTTVLLIVMHAGSVLDANVDLTAKKSDITTFKGAFESVMRQHYPSMVGHIAIKFVSCPSICTEGLGILSSLSPYSFDISPSSVDAPQVTNDTIPIGAIPLLASSTPEYQDAVSRVIAGANQVYNEFIKSEEGRGFTGQICFIGDSVGAILTYDALCRSAQSRHNSENNILDSQNVECNDDGRHLTAPSPRRKSSSISDLQHCKLDFEVGEVFMFGSPLALVLAYRKISAGGDKNSNIKRPLVNQLYNLFHPTDPVAARLEPLISARFSLLPPVNVARYQKYPLGNGQPYHLLETIQSNPQLFTDGLNIPNMSMSHIRRLSDISIHSTISGMVENIPLQIVSTLTQKWWGTKRLDYALYCPEGLANFPTNALPHLFHASYWESYDVIAFILRQLGTFDLPILNNEEKELSSFRPGQPREKWNKKRTSVKLKNVAANHRANDVIIREGAPQVLVARFMYSPIDVIALTGEKVDIHIMKDAPAGEWTYLSTEVTDKNGRITYRIPDDKAFGYGLYPIKMIVRGDHTSVDFFLAVIPPKTECVVFSIDGSFTASMSVSGKDPKVRAGAVDVVRHWQELGYLIIYITARPDMQQQKVVSWLSQHNFPHGLVSFADGLSTDPLGHKAAYLNRLVQEHGVIIHHAYGSSKDISVYTAINLKPSQIFIIGKVPKKHHLLATILHDGYAAHLTMLQAHGGSRPAQGNARMVIPRGQFGLPGQNASLRRRSSFRLAKRAISQPIPSKMMLPLERSTSVGPPISPQTAPAIRSTAPEKL, encoded by the exons ATGTTGATAAAGGAGTATCGGATACCGCTGCCTCTCACGGTGGAGGAGTATCGAATCGCTCAGCTTTACATGATAGCG AAAAAGTCCCGGGAGGAGAGTCAAGGAGCGGGCAGCGGTGTAGAGATCATTGTAAATGAACCGTACAGCAATGGTCCTGGCGGAAATGGACAGTACACTCATAAGGTTTATCACGTAGGCAGTCACCTTCCAGAATGGTTCAAAAGTTTGCTACCTAGGTCGGCGTTGATCGTTAAAGAGGAAGCATGGAACTCCTATCCCTATACGAAGACCCGTTACACTTGCCCTTTCGTCGAGAAATTCTCCATTGAAATAGAAACGTACTATTTTCCTGATAATGGATTTCAGGAGAATGTGTTCAAGCTTAGCGGTAGTGATCTGAGGAATAGAATCGTTG ACGTGATCGACATCGTTAAGGACCAGTACGTCGGCGACTATGTCAAAGAGGAGGATCCTAAGTTGTACGTGTCTCAGAAAACTGGCAGAGGTCCGCTCACGGAGTCATGGTTGGAAGACTACTGGGCAGATGTGAAA GGAAAGCAACAACCAACACCGTCCGGAAAGTCTTTAATGTGCGCCTACAAGCTTTGTCGCGTAGAGTTTCGCTACTGGGGCTTGCAAACAAAGTTAGAAAAGTTTATACATGATGTAG CCCTACGGAAAACCATGGTGCGAGCCCACAAGCAAGCTTGGGCTTGGCAGGACGAATGGAACGGCTTAACCATGGAGGACATTCGAGAAATCGAAAAGCAAACTCAACTGGCGTTGCAGAAAAGAATGGGTGCCGTGGAAGGAAGCGAAGAATCGACGAACGAGAACCAAGAGAAAACAAACTCTAACGCGACTCCGCAAGACTCAGATGTTGCTGCTACTCTGGCGGCTACCCTTGGCAGCATCGAAAAGAACGAAGACCTTCAGAGTCCACCGAGTGTCAGGAAATCTTCTGAAATATCCGCGTCGAATACAGCTGCCAGTTCCGAGGGTGAAGCCAGCCCTGAGGACTCTCCAACCGAAGTACCTGAACTTAG AAGTGCTCCTGCTGAGGATAAAGGGGATGCTAAGAAAGgatggaaaaagaataaaacggCGGTCCATTCGCCTTGCTCGAATAAAAGTTTTGACATGCAGATTGCGAATTGGCGGATGGAGAGCATCGTCAGAGAATCTGAATCCGGTAGCGAGGAAGAATTCTTCGATTGTCAAG AAGAGGAGGACAATACGTTCGCTTCGACCATTACCGCAGATAAAGAAG ATGACACGATATTCTCGCCTTCTTATCTTCAACGAATGGCTTGTGAACGTAGCAGTAAACGATTACAGATCTCCACATCGACTAGCATCGACGTTTCCTGTCCAACTTCGCCTCAACATTCTCCGACGCATCAACCATGCAAGACTACAGTGCTCCTTATTGTGATGCATGCGGGAAGCGTGTTAG atgCCAACGTAGACTTGACTGCGAAAAAATCGGATATCACAACATTCAAAGGGGCCTTTGAGTCAGTTATGAGACAACACTACCCTAGCATGGTTGGTCACATTGCTATTAAGTTCGTCTCTTGCCCTTCAATTTGCACCGAAGGTCTTGGCATTCTATCAAG TTTAAGTCCGTATAGCTTTGATATATCACCTTCTTCCGTGGACGCCCCTCAAGTGACCAATGACACTATTCCAATCGGTGCGATACCATTGCTTGCCAGTTCAACCCCCGAATATCAGGACGCAGTTTCGCGAGTCATAGCTGGAGCTAATCAAGTTTACAATGAATTCATAAAAAGCGAAGAGGGCCGTGGCTTCACGGGACAAATTTGCTTCATAGGGGACTCAGTAGGAGCAATTTTAACTTACGACGCTTTGTGTAGATCAGCACAGTCTAGACATAATAGTGAGAACAATATTTTGGATAGCCAAAACGTTGAGTGTAACGACGATGGGAGACACTTGACAGCACCTTCTCCCAGAAGAAAATCTTCTAGCATAAG tGATCTTCAACATTGTAAATTGGACTTTGAAGTAGGAGAGGTTTTCATGTTCGGTAGTCCACTCGCTTTAGTTCTGGCGTACAGAAAAATTTCTGCAGGCGGCGATAagaatagtaatataaaaaGACCGTTGGTGAATCAACTATACAACTTATTCCATCCTACTGATCCTGTAGCTGCTAGATTAGAGCCTCTGATCTCTGCAAGATTCTCTCTACTTCCACCAGTTAATGTGGCTCGGTATCAAAAGTACCCACTCGGGAATGGTCAACCGTACCATTTGC TGGAAACAATTCAATCGAACCCACAATTATTCACGGATGGTCTAAACATTCCAAACATGTCCATGTCGCATATAAGAAGGCTATCCGATATATCGATTCACAGTACTATATCCGGTATGGTTGAGAATATTCCTTTACAAATAGTATCCACGT TGACACAGAAATGGTGGGGCACAAAGAGACTAGATTACGCGCTTTACTGTCCAGAAGGTTTAGCAAATTTTCCTACGAACGCTTTGCCTCATCTTTTTCACGCCAGTTATTGGGAGTCTTACGACGTCATAGCGTTTATTCTACGACAATTAGGCACATTTGATTTGCCAATACTCAATAACGAAGAGAAAGAATTATCTAGCTTCCGTCCAGGTCAACCCAGAGAGAAGTGGAACAAGAAGCGTACCTCTGTTAAACTAAAG aaTGTTGCTGCCAATCATAGAGCGAATGATGTAATTATTAGAGAAGGAGCACCACAAGTGTTGGTTGCTAGATTTATGTACAGCCCGATAGACGTCATCGCATTAACAG GTGAAAAAGTGGATATCCATATCATGAAGGATGCTCCGGCAGGAGAATGGACGTACTTATCAACAGAAGTGACTGATAAAAATGGTAGAATAACATATAGGATACCAGACGACAAAGCATTTGGTTACGGATTGTATCCGATTAAAATGATCGTCAG AGGTGACCATACATCGGTAGACTTTTTCTTGGCTGTGATTCCACCGAAAACAGAGTGTGTAGTATTTAGCATAGATGGTTCGTTCACTGCAAGCATGTCCGTTAGTGGGAAAGATCCGAAAGTTAGAGCGGGAGCCGTAGATGTTGTCAG GCACTGGCAAGAATTGggttacttaattatttatattaccgCGAGGCCTGACATGCAACAGCAGAAAGTCGTTTCTTGGTTGTCTCAACACAATTTTCCTCACGGTCTTGTATCCTTTGCGGATGGTCTGTCGACAGACCCATTAGGCCATAAAGCCGCGTACTTAAACAGATTGGTGCAG GAGCACGGTGTGATAATTCATCACGCGTACGGCAGTAGCAAAGACATTAGCGTTTACACCGCGATTAACCTTAAGCCGAGTCAGATTTTCATCATTGGAAAAGTGCCAAAGAAACACCATCTTCTGGCCACGATTCTCCACGACGGCTATGCCGCTCATTTGACCATGCTACAGGCTCACGGGGGCTCGAGGCCTGCTCAGGGTAACGCTCGCATGGTGATCCCAAGAGGTCAGTTCGGTTTACCCGGGCAAAATGCTTCTCTACGGCGGAGAAG CTCTTTCAGACTGGCTAAGCGTGCAATATCCCAGCCCATCCCGAGCAAGATGATGTTGCCTTTGGAACGATCGACGAGCGTCGGACCTCCGATTTCACCTCAAACCGCGCCAGCCATCAGATCCACGGCACCGGAGAAACTCTGA
- the rdgB gene encoding retinal degeneration B isoform X4, translating into MLIKEYRIPLPLTVEEYRIAQLYMIAKKSREESQGAGSGVEIIVNEPYSNGPGGNGQYTHKVYHVGSHLPEWFKSLLPRSALIVKEEAWNSYPYTKTRYTCPFVEKFSIEIETYYFPDNGFQENVFKLSGSDLRNRIVDVIDIVKDQYVGDYVKEEDPKLYVSQKTGRGPLTESWLEDYWADVKGKQQPTPSGKSLMCAYKLCRVEFRYWGLQTKLEKFIHDVALRKTMVRAHKQAWAWQDEWNGLTMEDIREIEKQTQLALQKRMGAVEGSEESTNENQEKTNSNATPQDSDVAATLAATLGSIEKNEDLQSPPSVRKSSEISASNTAASSEGEASPEDSPTEVPELRSAPAEDKGDAKKGWKKNKTAVHSPCSNKSFDMQIANWRMESIVRESESGSEEEFFDCQAGFVIPIIRSEEEDNTFASTITADKEDDTIFSPSYLQRMACERSSKRLQISTSTSIDVSCPTSPQHSPTHQPCKTTVLLIVMHAGSVLDANVDLTAKKSDITTFKGAFESVMRQHYPSMVGHIAIKFVSCPSICTEGLGILSSLSPYSFDISPSSVDAPQVTNDTIPIGAIPLLASSTPEYQDAVSRVIAGANQVYNEFIKSEEGRGFTGQICFIGDSVGAILTYDALCRSAQSRHNSENNILDSQNVECNDDGRHLTAPSPRRKSSSISDLQHCKLDFEVGEVFMFGSPLALVLAYRKISAGGDKNSNIKRPLVNQLYNLFHPTDPVAARLEPLISARFSLLPPVNVARYQKYPLGNGQPYHLLETIQSNPQLFTDGLNIPNMSMSHIRRLSDISIHSTISGMVENIPLQIVSTLTQKWWGTKRLDYALYCPEGLANFPTNALPHLFHASYWESYDVIAFILRQLGTFDLPILNNEEKELSSFRPGQPREKWNKKRTSVKLKNVAANHRANDVIIREGAPQVLVARFMYSPIDVIALTGEKVDIHIMKDAPAGEWTYLSTEVTDKNGRITYRIPDDKAFGYGLYPIKMIVRGDHTSVDFFLAVIPPKTECVVFSIDGSFTASMSVSGKDPKVRAGAVDVVRHWQELGYLIIYITARPDMQQQKVVSWLSQHNFPHGLVSFADGLSTDPLGHKAAYLNRLVQEHGVIIHHAYGSSKDISVYTAINLKPSQIFIIGKVPKKHHLLATILHDGYAAHLTMLQAHGGSRPAQGNARMVIPRGQFGLPGQNASLRRRSSFRLAKRAISQPIPSKMMLPLERSTSVGPPISPQTAPAIRSTAPEKL; encoded by the exons ATGTTGATAAAGGAGTATCGGATACCGCTGCCTCTCACGGTGGAGGAGTATCGAATCGCTCAGCTTTACATGATAGCG AAAAAGTCCCGGGAGGAGAGTCAAGGAGCGGGCAGCGGTGTAGAGATCATTGTAAATGAACCGTACAGCAATGGTCCTGGCGGAAATGGACAGTACACTCATAAGGTTTATCACGTAGGCAGTCACCTTCCAGAATGGTTCAAAAGTTTGCTACCTAGGTCGGCGTTGATCGTTAAAGAGGAAGCATGGAACTCCTATCCCTATACGAAGACCCGTTACACTTGCCCTTTCGTCGAGAAATTCTCCATTGAAATAGAAACGTACTATTTTCCTGATAATGGATTTCAGGAGAATGTGTTCAAGCTTAGCGGTAGTGATCTGAGGAATAGAATCGTTG ACGTGATCGACATCGTTAAGGACCAGTACGTCGGCGACTATGTCAAAGAGGAGGATCCTAAGTTGTACGTGTCTCAGAAAACTGGCAGAGGTCCGCTCACGGAGTCATGGTTGGAAGACTACTGGGCAGATGTGAAA GGAAAGCAACAACCAACACCGTCCGGAAAGTCTTTAATGTGCGCCTACAAGCTTTGTCGCGTAGAGTTTCGCTACTGGGGCTTGCAAACAAAGTTAGAAAAGTTTATACATGATGTAG CCCTACGGAAAACCATGGTGCGAGCCCACAAGCAAGCTTGGGCTTGGCAGGACGAATGGAACGGCTTAACCATGGAGGACATTCGAGAAATCGAAAAGCAAACTCAACTGGCGTTGCAGAAAAGAATGGGTGCCGTGGAAGGAAGCGAAGAATCGACGAACGAGAACCAAGAGAAAACAAACTCTAACGCGACTCCGCAAGACTCAGATGTTGCTGCTACTCTGGCGGCTACCCTTGGCAGCATCGAAAAGAACGAAGACCTTCAGAGTCCACCGAGTGTCAGGAAATCTTCTGAAATATCCGCGTCGAATACAGCTGCCAGTTCCGAGGGTGAAGCCAGCCCTGAGGACTCTCCAACCGAAGTACCTGAACTTAG AAGTGCTCCTGCTGAGGATAAAGGGGATGCTAAGAAAGgatggaaaaagaataaaacggCGGTCCATTCGCCTTGCTCGAATAAAAGTTTTGACATGCAGATTGCGAATTGGCGGATGGAGAGCATCGTCAGAGAATCTGAATCCGGTAGCGAGGAAGAATTCTTCGATTGTCAAG CTGGGTTCGTTATACCTATTATACGCTCAG AAGAGGAGGACAATACGTTCGCTTCGACCATTACCGCAGATAAAGAAG ATGACACGATATTCTCGCCTTCTTATCTTCAACGAATGGCTTGTGAACGTAGCAGTAAACGATTACAGATCTCCACATCGACTAGCATCGACGTTTCCTGTCCAACTTCGCCTCAACATTCTCCGACGCATCAACCATGCAAGACTACAGTGCTCCTTATTGTGATGCATGCGGGAAGCGTGTTAG atgCCAACGTAGACTTGACTGCGAAAAAATCGGATATCACAACATTCAAAGGGGCCTTTGAGTCAGTTATGAGACAACACTACCCTAGCATGGTTGGTCACATTGCTATTAAGTTCGTCTCTTGCCCTTCAATTTGCACCGAAGGTCTTGGCATTCTATCAAG TTTAAGTCCGTATAGCTTTGATATATCACCTTCTTCCGTGGACGCCCCTCAAGTGACCAATGACACTATTCCAATCGGTGCGATACCATTGCTTGCCAGTTCAACCCCCGAATATCAGGACGCAGTTTCGCGAGTCATAGCTGGAGCTAATCAAGTTTACAATGAATTCATAAAAAGCGAAGAGGGCCGTGGCTTCACGGGACAAATTTGCTTCATAGGGGACTCAGTAGGAGCAATTTTAACTTACGACGCTTTGTGTAGATCAGCACAGTCTAGACATAATAGTGAGAACAATATTTTGGATAGCCAAAACGTTGAGTGTAACGACGATGGGAGACACTTGACAGCACCTTCTCCCAGAAGAAAATCTTCTAGCATAAG tGATCTTCAACATTGTAAATTGGACTTTGAAGTAGGAGAGGTTTTCATGTTCGGTAGTCCACTCGCTTTAGTTCTGGCGTACAGAAAAATTTCTGCAGGCGGCGATAagaatagtaatataaaaaGACCGTTGGTGAATCAACTATACAACTTATTCCATCCTACTGATCCTGTAGCTGCTAGATTAGAGCCTCTGATCTCTGCAAGATTCTCTCTACTTCCACCAGTTAATGTGGCTCGGTATCAAAAGTACCCACTCGGGAATGGTCAACCGTACCATTTGC TGGAAACAATTCAATCGAACCCACAATTATTCACGGATGGTCTAAACATTCCAAACATGTCCATGTCGCATATAAGAAGGCTATCCGATATATCGATTCACAGTACTATATCCGGTATGGTTGAGAATATTCCTTTACAAATAGTATCCACGT TGACACAGAAATGGTGGGGCACAAAGAGACTAGATTACGCGCTTTACTGTCCAGAAGGTTTAGCAAATTTTCCTACGAACGCTTTGCCTCATCTTTTTCACGCCAGTTATTGGGAGTCTTACGACGTCATAGCGTTTATTCTACGACAATTAGGCACATTTGATTTGCCAATACTCAATAACGAAGAGAAAGAATTATCTAGCTTCCGTCCAGGTCAACCCAGAGAGAAGTGGAACAAGAAGCGTACCTCTGTTAAACTAAAG aaTGTTGCTGCCAATCATAGAGCGAATGATGTAATTATTAGAGAAGGAGCACCACAAGTGTTGGTTGCTAGATTTATGTACAGCCCGATAGACGTCATCGCATTAACAG GTGAAAAAGTGGATATCCATATCATGAAGGATGCTCCGGCAGGAGAATGGACGTACTTATCAACAGAAGTGACTGATAAAAATGGTAGAATAACATATAGGATACCAGACGACAAAGCATTTGGTTACGGATTGTATCCGATTAAAATGATCGTCAG AGGTGACCATACATCGGTAGACTTTTTCTTGGCTGTGATTCCACCGAAAACAGAGTGTGTAGTATTTAGCATAGATGGTTCGTTCACTGCAAGCATGTCCGTTAGTGGGAAAGATCCGAAAGTTAGAGCGGGAGCCGTAGATGTTGTCAG GCACTGGCAAGAATTGggttacttaattatttatattaccgCGAGGCCTGACATGCAACAGCAGAAAGTCGTTTCTTGGTTGTCTCAACACAATTTTCCTCACGGTCTTGTATCCTTTGCGGATGGTCTGTCGACAGACCCATTAGGCCATAAAGCCGCGTACTTAAACAGATTGGTGCAG GAGCACGGTGTGATAATTCATCACGCGTACGGCAGTAGCAAAGACATTAGCGTTTACACCGCGATTAACCTTAAGCCGAGTCAGATTTTCATCATTGGAAAAGTGCCAAAGAAACACCATCTTCTGGCCACGATTCTCCACGACGGCTATGCCGCTCATTTGACCATGCTACAGGCTCACGGGGGCTCGAGGCCTGCTCAGGGTAACGCTCGCATGGTGATCCCAAGAGGTCAGTTCGGTTTACCCGGGCAAAATGCTTCTCTACGGCGGAGAAG CTCTTTCAGACTGGCTAAGCGTGCAATATCCCAGCCCATCCCGAGCAAGATGATGTTGCCTTTGGAACGATCGACGAGCGTCGGACCTCCGATTTCACCTCAAACCGCGCCAGCCATCAGATCCACGGCACCGGAGAAACTCTGA